A part of Synergistaceae bacterium genomic DNA contains:
- a CDS encoding IclR family transcriptional regulator: MEDLQNAMPTRVNQSSDKLLSLLETMTTQSEPLRLQDIARLCEMNASTALRFLKALQKRQYVDQDTETGRYRLTFKLCSLAQNVSAFFDLRSLTRPFLRNVSQTFSESCNLAIERDMTVIYIEVEKGPNKMLMSTQRIGNVAPLHCTGVGKLFLTDYSPMALERLIAIKGLTGYTQHTIIDPNALKAELNNIKKAGYAFDNEECEDGARCIAVPLRDYTGKIKAGLSVSGPVVRMTDRHIFLHLPHLLSAAEQISFQMGWRREGEEPFGLSDISEIKG, from the coding sequence TATTGGAGACAATGACGACACAATCAGAGCCGTTGCGCTTACAAGATATTGCTCGCTTGTGTGAGATGAACGCGAGTACAGCGTTGCGTTTTTTAAAAGCCCTGCAGAAACGTCAGTACGTCGACCAAGACACTGAAACGGGCCGATATCGTCTCACCTTCAAATTATGCTCGCTGGCGCAGAACGTCAGCGCGTTCTTTGATCTGCGCAGCCTCACTCGGCCTTTCCTCCGCAACGTTTCCCAAACATTCTCCGAATCGTGCAACCTCGCGATAGAACGCGATATGACGGTTATCTATATAGAAGTAGAAAAAGGCCCGAACAAAATGCTGATGAGTACGCAAAGAATCGGAAACGTGGCGCCGTTGCATTGTACTGGCGTGGGAAAGCTCTTCTTGACCGATTATTCCCCAATGGCGCTGGAGCGGTTGATCGCCATCAAAGGACTGACGGGGTATACACAGCACACGATTATCGATCCGAACGCCTTGAAAGCGGAATTAAACAATATAAAAAAGGCCGGATACGCTTTCGACAATGAGGAATGCGAGGATGGTGCGCGTTGCATAGCGGTTCCTCTGCGCGATTATACGGGGAAAATCAAAGCGGGCCTCAGCGTCAGCGGCCCCGTTGTGAGAATGACGGACAGGCATATCTTTCTTCACCTGCCGCATCTCTTGAGCGCGGCGGAACAAATATCGTTTCAAATGGGCTGGCGGCGAGAAGGGGAAGAACCTTTCGGCCTTTCCGATATTTCGGAGATTAAAGGCTAA